A segment of the Allosaccharopolyspora coralli genome:
CGTCGGCTGTCACGGGCCGAACCCGTCCGGGTCTAGTGGGGCGGACGCCCGTTCTTCCGGAGGCTCCCCGGTGATGGCCGGATCGACGCCGATGTACCCAGGGTAACCCGGGCGGTCCACCGCATATTTCCGGGAGGACCCTGCAGTCTCAGCGGCTGTCTGTGATCTTGTGACCACAGACAGCGTCTCAGAGTCAGAGGGCGCGCGGGTTGATCTGCGTGGGTGGTTGGAGTGGCAGAACCTCACTTCGCGGACGACTGGCCGGTCCGCACCCTGCGTGACCACAGCCTCGACCCGCGCACCAGCTCAGCCGCGACCGCGGAGCTGCTCCATCAGGCTCGCGTCGGGCTTGCACCGCGCGCACGGCGAGAAGGCGAGTTCGCGAGCCTCGCGCACCGGCAACGGAATGGTCCGCCGCGAACCGAGCCACTCGCACGTCGACAGGTGATAACGCGGGCGCTCGTCGATCACGACGACCTGATCGTCGGTCTCGGAGATCAACGCGACGTCGGCGGGATTGGTCTGTTCCTCGTCCGGTTCGGCATCGGAGGAGTCCGCTCCGGCGTCCTCCGAGACGGCCGCCGGGACCTCCGGGCCGGGAGGGTCGTCGGCACCGGTATCGGACAGCGCCGCGGTCCCGGTGACCGTCGCGCCGGACGCGGCAGCCGCGGTCTCATGCCGGTCCGTATCGCCCTTGGCCACAGCCGTGTCTTCGGCCCGACCCGTCGGTGCGTCACCGTCGCGCGCGGGACTGTCGTCGGCCTCGGGGCTGCCGTCCGACTCGGCACTCCCGTCCGACTCGGGGCTGCCGCCCGCCGAGCCCTCAGCCGTCGCCACCGGTGCCATCGTCGCCGTCGGCGCCTCGCTGTCAGCTCCGGACTTCTTCCTGCCGAGGCGGCCTGCCCGGCGAGTCAACGCGTGCCGGGGGCGGGCACCGCTCGGTGTCGTCCGCTTCCACCGGAAGCGCTCCGCCAGCAGCAGCGCCCCGGCGAGACCACTGCACACGACCGAGATCCACGCCCACTGTGGCTCCCCCACCAGCACCGAGGCGACGAGCACCCCGGCCGCGGCCAGTACCAGCAGCAGACTCAATACCAACACGTCGACACTCACGCCTTCCGACTCGCACGGCCGTGCTCACACCGGCCGCACCGCCGGATCGCAGGCGGGCGGTGACGACCGGAGCCGTCACCGCCCGTGGAGAGTTCTCGTCCCAGTGGAACAGGGGTACCTGGTCCGGTACCGCCGCCCCAGTTCGCGCCTCGCGGCGTTGGGGTCCTCCTGAGTACCAGGACCAGTTCCCGAACGCCCTCTCAGCCCGCTTCCGCGGCCCGCGCCCCGAAGCTGTAGCTGCCCTGCTGGTTGCCGGACGAGCGGCTGCCACCGCTGCTGCTGCCGCCACTCTCGGCAGGTGCGGCCGAGCCACGGTCCTGCAGCTCACGCAGCTGCGACTCGAGGTAGGTCTGCAGTCGAGTGCGGTACTCGCGCTCGAACGTCCGCAGCGTCTCGATCTTCTTCTCGAGCGCGTTCTTCTCCTGCGTGATGTTGCCCATCACCTCGGCGTGCTTGCGCTGGGCGTCGCGCTCCAGCCCGGCGGCCTTCTCCTTGGCCTGCCGCTCCAACGTCTCCGCGCGTGTGCGCGCGTCGTTGAGCATCGTCTCCGCGCGGGTGCGGGACTCGTTGACCATCGTCTCGGACTTGGAACGCGCGTCCGAGAGCAACTGCTCGGACTTCGTCCGCGCCTCCGAGAGCATGCCGTCGGCCTCGGCCTTGGCCTCACCGGTGAGCCGGTCGGCCATCTCCTGGGCGAGCCCGAGGACCTTGGCGGCCTGCACGTGGTGGTCACCACCCGGCGACGTCTGCTCCGCGGCGGCCGCGGGCGGCGGCACCGGAGCGAGCCTGCGCGGCTCCTCCACCGGCGCGGACGTCGTCGTGGACGCCGCCGATGAGGCCTGGCTCCTGGCGTCGTCCAGGTCGCCCTGGGTCGACTGCAGCTGGCCCTCCAGCTGCTCGACCTGTCCCCGCAGGTCGTTGTTCTCCTCCACCAACCGGGCAAGCTCGGCTTCAACCAGGTCGAGGAATGCGTCCACCTCGTCCTCGTTGTAGCCCCGCTTGCCGATCGGCGGTTTGCTGAACGCCACGTTATGAACGTCGGCGGGGGTCAAGCCCACAAGATCACCTCACGCACTCCTCGGCTGCGGGTCGCCCAGGTTCCCCGTCACCCGGGTTGCACCAGTCGCATCAGTATGAACACGACCAGCAGCAGCACCATAATAGATAGGTCCAGCCCGACGTTCCCGATGCGGACGGTCGGGATCACCCGTCGCAACAGTCTGACGGGTGGGTCGGTCATTGTGTAGATGCTCTCCAAGGCGATTGCAACCCCTCCGGCGGGACGCCAGTCCCGCGCGAAGGCGCGCACCAACTCGACCACGATCCTCGCGGTGAGCAGGAGCCAGAAGAAGAACAGAACGTAAAACAGAACGATCAGCACCGGTTCCACAGCTCAACTGTGCCACCACTCACCCGTAGTTGAACAAGGCACCCTCCGCGAGCCGACGCTTGTCCTCGGCGGCGACGTCGATGTTCGGAGGTGAGAGCAAAAACACCCGATTGGTGACTTTGTCGATGGACCCACGGAGGGCGAAAGCCAGTCCCGCGGCGAAGTCGACCAGCCGCCGGGCGTCCGCTTCATCCATTTCGGTCAAGTTGATGATGACCGGAGTGCCGTCGCGGTACTGCTCGCCGATCGTCCGCGCCTCCCCGAAGCTGCGCGGATGCAGCGTTGTGATCTTGCTCAAGTTGACGTGGCTGCCGGTGTCGGTCACCGCACGCAGCTGCGTCACCGGCTCCCGCCGCGACTCGGAGGCCATCGAACCACGGGGAGGCGGAGCCTCCGCTCCGTACGACCTCCGCGGCGCGGGCGCGCCGTAGTCCTCGTCGACCTCGTCGACCTCGGGCTGATACCCACCACGGACACCGCCGCCGAACCGGCGGCGACCGATCCGGTCACCCGGCTCGAACTCGTCCGGTTCCTCGGCGTAGCGGTCGCGGTAGACGTCGCCGTACTCGTCGACTTCGTCGGCCGGGACCATGCCGAAGTAGGCCTTCAGCTTGTGCAGAGCGCTCATCGGCAAGCCCTTCTCTCCCCGCGACTCCTTCGAGCCGATCACGGACGGCCGACCCTCAGACGCCCCGTTGACGGCTAGAGCGAGGTTAACCGGCGACCTCCGAGCAGCGCGGTTCCGACACGCACGCGTGTCGAGCCGTGGGCGATCGCACGTTCGAGGTCTCCGCTCATCCCCGCGGACACCACACCAGCTTCGGGGTGATCACGACGGACGCGGTGGGCGATCGTGGAAAGTGTGGCGAAGGCCACCTCCGCATCGCCCCGCAGCGGGGCGACCGCCATCACGCCCCGCAACCGGAGTTCCTCGGTCGCCGCGACGGTGTCGGCGAGTTCGGGCACGTCCTCCGGCGGACACCCACCACGACCTTCCCGCTCGTCGAGCCCGACCTGAACCAGCACGTCCAGCGGCTCACGGCGCTCTCCCGCGTCGAGCGCGGACGCCGAGGCCCGCCGCAGCGCCTCGGCGAGCCTCGGGCTGTCGACGGACTCGACGACGCTCGCCCAGCGCGCCACCGAGCGAGCCTTGTTGCGCTGAACCTGACCGACCATGTGCCACCGAGCGGCCGAATCCGGACGCAGCTGCGTGAACTCGGCGACCTTCGCGCGCGCTTCCTGCTCGCGGTTCTCCGCGAACAACGTCATGCCCAGATCCGCCAGCAACGCCGCGTCGACCGCCGGGAAGGTCTTGGTCACGGCGAGGACGTCGACCTCGGACGGCTCACGTCCGGCCGCTCGACACGCGGCATCGACGCGTGCACGGACCTCGGCAACGGACTCGGCGAGCTCTTCCCGGCGTTCGGCACTCACGCGCCGTCCTCTTCCGGCTCCGCCCACACGACCGCCGCGAACCGTCCGGTGCGGCCGCTCTCACCACGGTGGCTGTAGAGCTCGGTGGACTCGAGCGTGCACCGAGGGTCGACGCCGATCTTGGCCACCCCGGCACCCGCGAGCTGCTCCCACAGGCCCGCGCGCAGGTCGAGTCCCGGCGTGCCCTTGCGTGTCTTGCACGCACTGCCGGGCAGGTGTTCCTCGACGTCGGACTGCATCTCGCGCGGCACCTCGTAGCACTCGCCACAGGCGGCGGGCCCGATCAGCGCCTCCACGCGGTCCAGTTGCGCCCCCGCGTCGCGCATGCGACTCAACGCCGAGACGAGCACGCCGACGCGCGCACCGACTCTCCCGGCATGCACGGCAGCGACGACGCCACTGGTGGGGTCACCGAGCAACACGGGCACACAGTCGGCGACGAGTGCGACCAGGGCCAGGTTCGGAGTCGCAGTCACGAGTGCGTCGGTGGCTTCGACCGCCTCGGAACGGGGCTCGTCGACGACGGTCGCGGTGCGGCCGTGGATCTGTTCCATCCACACCAGCCGGTGTTCGGCGAGCCCGATCCCCTCCGCGAGTTTCCGCCGGTTGGCCGCCAGCGCCGCCACGTCGTCACCGACGCTGCCGCCGAGGTTGAACGAGTCGAACGGTGCCGCCGAACTGCCACCGTCCCGCGTGGTGATCACGCGTCGAATCCGCACCACATGCCCCTTCCGCGAAGTCCACCAGCGACCGTCCGACACACGAAGAATCGGCACCGGACGCCGTCTGGCGTGTCCGGTGCCGATTCTCGCGCAATGCTGTCGCCGGGCCACGCCCGGCCGTGTGCTCAGCGGCGCATGAACGGAGGGATGTCCACCTCGTCGTCGTCGTTGTCGTCCGAGACGGGCACCGACCGGTTCGGCAGCGAACCCGTGAACCCGCCGCCCCCGGCGCTGTTCGTCCCGTGCGCCGGGTAACTCGCGCCTCGCACCGGCGCCGCCGGGGTGGCGGCTCCGTCACCGCCGGGGGCGGGTGAGTGCGACTGGACGGACTGCGGCTGAGCCTGGGGTGGCTGAGCCTGCGACTGCTGCGGGTGCGACTGCTGGGCCTGTGGCTGCGGGTGCTCGTCGGCACGCGGCTGCTCGGGCTGCGGTGCCGCCGGCTGCTGCGGCGCGGCCACCTGCGGCGTGGCGGCGGAGGCCTGCGGCCGGTAGCCCTGCTGCTGGCCCGCGTCCGGCAAGTGCTCCGCCTCGGCGCCCTCGGGTGCGGCGTCCCGGCTGCTGACGACTTCGCCGTCGGTGACCTGTCCGGCTTCGCCGCTGGCCACCGCTCCGCGTGAGCCGACCTTGGTGGGGTCGAGCTTCTTGTG
Coding sequences within it:
- the wag31 gene encoding DivIVA-like cell division protein Wag31 — protein: MGLTPADVHNVAFSKPPIGKRGYNEDEVDAFLDLVEAELARLVEENNDLRGQVEQLEGQLQSTQGDLDDARSQASSAASTTTSAPVEEPRRLAPVPPPAAAAEQTSPGGDHHVQAAKVLGLAQEMADRLTGEAKAEADGMLSEARTKSEQLLSDARSKSETMVNESRTRAETMLNDARTRAETLERQAKEKAAGLERDAQRKHAEVMGNITQEKNALEKKIETLRTFEREYRTRLQTYLESQLRELQDRGSAAPAESGGSSSGGSRSSGNQQGSYSFGARAAEAG
- a CDS encoding YggT family protein, with amino-acid sequence MLIVLFYVLFFFWLLLTARIVVELVRAFARDWRPAGGVAIALESIYTMTDPPVRLLRRVIPTVRIGNVGLDLSIMVLLLVVFILMRLVQPG
- a CDS encoding cell division protein SepF, with the protein product MSALHKLKAYFGMVPADEVDEYGDVYRDRYAEEPDEFEPGDRIGRRRFGGGVRGGYQPEVDEVDEDYGAPAPRRSYGAEAPPPRGSMASESRREPVTQLRAVTDTGSHVNLSKITTLHPRSFGEARTIGEQYRDGTPVIINLTEMDEADARRLVDFAAGLAFALRGSIDKVTNRVFLLSPPNIDVAAEDKRRLAEGALFNYG
- a CDS encoding YggS family pyridoxal phosphate-dependent enzyme; its protein translation is MSAERREELAESVAEVRARVDAACRAAGREPSEVDVLAVTKTFPAVDAALLADLGMTLFAENREQEARAKVAEFTQLRPDSAARWHMVGQVQRNKARSVARWASVVESVDSPRLAEALRRASASALDAGERREPLDVLVQVGLDEREGRGGCPPEDVPELADTVAATEELRLRGVMAVAPLRGDAEVAFATLSTIAHRVRRDHPEAGVVSAGMSGDLERAIAHGSTRVRVGTALLGGRRLTSL
- the pgeF gene encoding peptidoglycan editing factor PgeF; translation: MRIRRVITTRDGGSSAAPFDSFNLGGSVGDDVAALAANRRKLAEGIGLAEHRLVWMEQIHGRTATVVDEPRSEAVEATDALVTATPNLALVALVADCVPVLLGDPTSGVVAAVHAGRVGARVGVLVSALSRMRDAGAQLDRVEALIGPAACGECYEVPREMQSDVEEHLPGSACKTRKGTPGLDLRAGLWEQLAGAGVAKIGVDPRCTLESTELYSHRGESGRTGRFAAVVWAEPEEDGA